The following are from one region of the Bacillota bacterium genome:
- a CDS encoding DUF3795 domain-containing protein, with translation MELSTCGLDCQECRFYQTSCNGCRAVEGRPFWTDTGCELFICCSEKAYYSCGDCPELPCKQFTDLKDPNISDEEHLKELDKRVKRLRSNLSN, from the coding sequence ATGGAGCTCAGTACTTGTGGCTTGGACTGTCAGGAATGTCGCTTTTATCAAACGAGCTGTAATGGATGTCGAGCTGTAGAGGGCAGGCCATTTTGGACCGATACAGGGTGTGAGTTGTTTATCTGCTGCTCGGAAAAAGCATATTATTCATGTGGCGACTGCCCTGAATTACCTTGTAAACAATTTACCGATTTAAAAGATCCTAATATAAGTGATGAAGAGCATTTAAAGGAACTGGATAAAAGGGTTAAAAGGTTGAGAAGTAATTTATCTAACTAG
- a CDS encoding PTS ascorbate transporter subunit IIC codes for MAERKKQIALRLSPKLYAEIAAWAEEDFRSINGQIEYLLTECVRQRKKTGRYIPDSISEKNTR; via the coding sequence ATGGCTGAACGCAAGAAGCAAATTGCACTGCGGCTGTCACCTAAGTTGTATGCGGAGATTGCAGCCTGGGCTGAAGAGGATTTTCGTTCAATCAATGGCCAAATTGAGTATCTGCTGACAGAGTGCGTCCGGCAGAGAAAAAAAACTGGTCGCTATATACCTGATAGTATTTCAGAAAAAAATACACGCTAG
- a CDS encoding SPFH domain-containing protein — translation MEEKILKARPGLPMLILFILLYLAAIALIVIGGVLIDRGANAFGGVLLAAGILWVIFGIVPFIGLKIIKPQEALVLTLFGEYIGTLKEPGFYWVHPFSTAVNPAAKTRLGQSGDVETKSIVPAGNQISTDGLNKKISLKIMTLNNSKQKVNDVLGNPVEIGVAVMWQVVDTAKAVFNVDNYKEYLSLQCDSAVRDIVRIYPYDVAEGIDTTGDGEPDEGSLRGSSTIVAERIRNLLQKKVENAGIEILDTRITYLAYAPEIAAVMLQRQQARAIIDARKMIVEGAVSMVEMALDQLNENKIVELDEERKAAMVSNLLVILCGNKDAQPVVNSGSLY, via the coding sequence ATGGAAGAGAAAATCTTAAAAGCCAGACCAGGACTGCCGATGCTGATTCTTTTCATTCTCCTCTACTTGGCAGCAATCGCTTTGATTGTAATCGGTGGAGTATTAATTGACCGAGGGGCAAACGCCTTTGGCGGTGTTCTGTTAGCGGCGGGTATTCTCTGGGTGATTTTCGGGATTGTACCTTTTATCGGGCTGAAGATAATAAAGCCCCAAGAAGCATTAGTCCTTACTTTGTTCGGAGAATATATCGGTACCCTTAAAGAACCCGGTTTTTATTGGGTTCACCCATTCTCAACAGCGGTTAATCCAGCCGCTAAAACTCGGCTCGGCCAAAGTGGTGATGTAGAAACTAAGTCCATTGTTCCTGCAGGAAACCAAATCTCTACTGATGGTCTTAACAAGAAAATTTCGCTGAAAATCATGACCTTAAACAATTCCAAACAAAAAGTAAATGATGTCTTAGGAAATCCCGTTGAAATCGGCGTTGCTGTAATGTGGCAGGTAGTTGATACTGCTAAAGCGGTGTTCAATGTGGATAACTACAAAGAGTACCTCTCGCTTCAATGTGACAGCGCAGTTAGGGATATTGTCCGCATCTATCCCTATGATGTGGCTGAAGGAATTGACACCACCGGCGATGGTGAACCGGATGAAGGCAGTTTGCGGGGATCAAGCACAATTGTGGCTGAGCGGATCCGTAATCTACTGCAGAAAAAAGTGGAAAACGCGGGGATCGAAATTTTAGATACCCGTATAACCTACCTTGCCTACGCTCCCGAGATCGCCGCAGTTATGCTGCAGAGACAGCAGGCAAGAGCTATCATTGATGCCAGAAAGATGATCGTGGAAGGCGCTGTAAGCATGGTAGAGATGGCTTTAGATCAGCTTAACGAAAACAAAATAGTCGAACTTGATGAGGAGCGCAAAGCTGCCATGGTATCCAACCTGCTGGTCATCCTCTGCGGCAATAAAGATGCTCAGCCCGTGGTCAACAGCGGCAGCCTGTATTAG
- the feoB gene encoding ferrous iron transport protein B has translation MQPTSLSILLTKEVKAMSKIIALAGNPNTGKSTIFNSLTGLNQHTGNWPGKTVENARGRYMHNGRTFVLVDLPGTYSLLANSTEEEIARDFLYNEKPDAVVVVVDATCLERNLNLVLQIMAVTPKVVVCVNLMDEAKKKRIKVDLNKLEQLLGVPVVGTAARSKVGLDELKATVDKVASGEIIPRPILIPELKSEVITEKLVTHHEAIAVSTVKVADEIAAKVITAETTEPHQLDRRLDRILTSRRSGIPIMLALLGMIFWITIAGANYPSQLLSNGLFWIEGWLSGLFDQIGVPTWFHDMLVLGVYRTLAWVVSVMLPPMAIFFPLFTLLEDLGYLPRAAFNLDYYFKKASAHGKQALTMCMGFGCNAAGVTACRIIDSPRERLIAVITNNFVPCNGRFPTLIALASIFLVSSVGVLGTFTAALTVLAAILLGVGITLVVSKILSKTILKGIPSSFILELPPYRKPQIGKVIVRSLLDRTLFVLGRAAAIAAPAGLIIWIMANVSLGGQSLLTHCAAFFDPFARLIGLDGYILMAFILGLPANEIVIPILIMSYMAEGSMLELDTLTELKQLLLDNGWTWVTAVCSMLFSLNHWPCGTTLWTIRKETQSLKWTWISFLVPTLTGIVLCFITAQGARLLGLV, from the coding sequence ATGCAGCCCACATCATTATCGATCCTATTAACTAAAGAGGTGAAAGCAATGAGCAAAATCATCGCCTTGGCTGGCAATCCCAATACAGGAAAAAGCACCATTTTCAACAGTCTGACTGGTTTAAACCAACACACTGGTAACTGGCCGGGAAAAACAGTGGAGAATGCCAGAGGAAGATACATGCACAACGGCAGGACATTTGTATTGGTAGATCTTCCGGGCACCTATTCTCTGCTTGCTAATTCAACCGAAGAAGAAATTGCCAGAGATTTTCTCTACAACGAAAAGCCTGATGCAGTCGTGGTTGTTGTGGATGCCACCTGCTTAGAGCGGAATCTAAACCTGGTGCTTCAGATCATGGCGGTCACCCCGAAGGTAGTTGTCTGTGTCAATCTAATGGATGAAGCGAAGAAGAAAAGGATTAAAGTAGATTTAAACAAGCTGGAACAGCTGTTGGGTGTACCTGTTGTAGGAACAGCCGCCCGCAGCAAAGTCGGTCTGGATGAATTAAAGGCCACTGTTGACAAAGTTGCAAGCGGCGAGATCATTCCAAGACCGATCCTGATTCCCGAACTAAAATCTGAGGTCATCACCGAAAAACTGGTCACACACCATGAAGCAATTGCTGTCAGCACAGTGAAAGTAGCTGATGAAATCGCAGCTAAAGTGATAACTGCAGAAACCACTGAACCACATCAGCTTGACCGCAGATTAGATCGAATCCTCACTTCACGCCGGAGTGGAATCCCGATCATGCTCGCCCTGTTAGGTATGATCTTCTGGATCACTATTGCCGGAGCCAATTATCCTTCGCAGCTTTTGTCTAATGGGCTCTTTTGGATTGAAGGCTGGTTATCAGGATTGTTCGATCAAATCGGAGTTCCCACATGGTTCCACGATATGCTTGTCCTCGGTGTCTACCGGACACTTGCGTGGGTAGTATCAGTAATGCTCCCTCCTATGGCCATCTTCTTTCCCCTGTTCACGCTGTTAGAGGATTTGGGCTATTTGCCGCGGGCAGCCTTTAACCTAGATTACTACTTCAAAAAGGCCTCTGCCCACGGCAAACAGGCCTTGACAATGTGCATGGGTTTTGGCTGCAATGCGGCGGGAGTAACAGCATGCCGCATCATTGATTCGCCGCGGGAACGCCTAATCGCTGTAATCACCAACAATTTTGTCCCCTGCAACGGCCGCTTTCCTACACTCATTGCCCTAGCCTCCATATTTCTTGTATCGTCTGTTGGCGTATTAGGCACCTTCACAGCGGCTTTGACCGTTTTGGCTGCAATTCTCTTGGGAGTTGGTATCACACTGGTTGTATCGAAAATTCTGTCGAAAACTATTCTTAAAGGAATTCCTTCCTCGTTTATCCTGGAGCTGCCTCCGTACCGCAAGCCGCAGATCGGTAAAGTAATAGTCCGTTCGCTGCTTGATCGCACTCTGTTTGTGCTGGGGCGAGCAGCCGCCATTGCTGCACCGGCAGGATTGATTATCTGGATCATGGCCAATGTTTCTCTCGGCGGGCAGAGCCTCTTAACTCACTGCGCCGCATTCTTTGACCCCTTTGCGCGCCTGATCGGGCTGGATGGATACATCCTCATGGCGTTTATTCTTGGTCTGCCTGCCAATGAAATCGTGATTCCAATCTTAATTATGAGCTATATGGCGGAAGGATCGATGCTGGAACTGGACACTCTCACTGAACTGAAACAGCTATTGCTGGACAATGGATGGACTTGGGTGACTGCTGTGTGCTCAATGCTTTTCTCCTTAAACCACTGGCCCTGCGGCACCACTCTTTGGACCATACGAAAAGAGACCCAAAGCTTGAAATGGACCTGGATCTCTTTCCTGGTACCGACGCTTACCGGTATTGTTCTCTGCTTTATCACGGCGCAGGGAGCAAGACTGCTGGGATTAGTCTAA
- a CDS encoding ferrous iron transport protein A: MSNNELSLNLLPINQVGKVRYITANSTIRSRLLDLGLISNTTVKALQRSPAGDPTAYQIRGTVIALRSEDAAHIIIDPIN; encoded by the coding sequence ATGAGTAATAATGAGCTGTCTCTCAATCTGCTTCCAATCAACCAGGTAGGAAAAGTAAGATACATTACTGCGAACAGCACAATTCGCAGCCGCCTGCTCGATTTAGGATTAATCAGCAATACAACCGTAAAAGCGCTGCAGAGAAGCCCGGCAGGGGATCCTACTGCTTATCAAATCCGGGGCACAGTGATTGCACTGCGCTCCGAAGATGCAGCCCACATCATTATCGATCCTATTAACTAA
- a CDS encoding MarR family transcriptional regulator, with the protein MSAEQNFHTVRGYQLLNAEDRVLTPSMEDYLEMIYRICAEAGFARVNQLADRLNVRPSSATKVVQKLSELGLVTYEKYGTIGLSKQGKELGKFLLQRHEIIQEFLHNLGIEEMLLKDTELIEHDVSRSTLEFIKIFNEFFAEHPQIKTRYDQYRMQRRKK; encoded by the coding sequence ATGAGTGCAGAGCAGAATTTTCACACGGTGCGGGGCTATCAGCTGTTAAATGCTGAGGATCGAGTGCTGACTCCAAGCATGGAGGATTATTTGGAAATGATTTATCGCATCTGCGCCGAAGCAGGATTTGCGCGGGTCAATCAACTTGCCGATCGCCTCAATGTGCGCCCATCATCGGCGACAAAGGTTGTTCAAAAACTAAGTGAGCTGGGATTAGTAACCTATGAAAAATATGGAACGATTGGCCTGTCGAAGCAGGGAAAGGAGTTGGGGAAGTTTTTACTGCAGAGACATGAGATTATCCAGGAGTTTCTGCACAACTTGGGCATCGAAGAAATGCTGTTAAAGGATACCGAGTTAATTGAGCATGATGTCAGCCGGTCTACATTGGAGTTTATTAAGATATTCAACGAGTTTTTCGCCGAGCACCCACAGATCAAAACTAGATATGATCAGTACCGCATGCAGAGACGAAAAAAATAA